One region of Catenuloplanes indicus genomic DNA includes:
- a CDS encoding FAD binding domain-containing protein, which produces MDLNTISEVVTARDVPDLAAWRPGDAWLGGGTWLFSEPQPHLRRLIDLPSLGWPALTVTDEGLEIAATCTLAELHAFAAPDGWPAARLFPRACRALLGSFKIWNAATVGGNLCLALPAGPMISLTAALDGVCTIWGPAGQRTLDVREFVTGPQQNALRAGELLRSVWLPAAALRAPAAFRQVALSPVGRSAALLIGRRTAGLELTVTASVVRPLRLSFPAPPAAAELRDAVAAIPAGTYHDDVHGSPAWRRHMTFELAEEIRHELFD; this is translated from the coding sequence GTGGATCTGAACACGATCTCCGAGGTCGTCACGGCGCGGGACGTGCCGGACCTCGCCGCGTGGCGCCCCGGCGACGCCTGGCTCGGCGGCGGCACGTGGCTGTTCTCCGAGCCGCAGCCGCACCTGCGCCGGCTGATCGACCTGCCCAGCCTGGGCTGGCCCGCGCTGACCGTCACGGACGAGGGCCTGGAGATCGCAGCGACCTGCACGCTGGCGGAGCTGCACGCGTTCGCCGCGCCGGACGGCTGGCCGGCCGCCCGGCTCTTCCCACGGGCCTGCCGCGCGCTGCTGGGCAGCTTCAAGATCTGGAACGCGGCCACGGTCGGTGGCAACCTGTGCCTGGCCCTGCCGGCCGGGCCGATGATCTCGCTGACCGCCGCGCTGGACGGCGTGTGCACGATCTGGGGTCCGGCCGGGCAGCGCACGCTGGACGTCCGCGAGTTCGTCACCGGCCCGCAGCAAAACGCGCTGCGGGCCGGTGAGCTGCTGCGCTCGGTGTGGTTGCCGGCCGCGGCGCTGCGCGCACCGGCCGCGTTCCGGCAGGTGGCGCTGAGCCCGGTGGGCCGCTCCGCCGCGCTGCTGATCGGGCGGCGCACCGCCGGGCTGGAGCTGACCGTGACCGCGTCCGTGGTCCGGCCGCTGCGTCTGTCGTTCCCGGCGCCACCGGCCGCGGCCGAGCTGCGCGACGCGGTGGCCGCGATCCCGGCCGGGACGTACCACGACGACGTGCACGGCTCGCCCGCCTGGCGGCGGCACATGACGTTCGAGCTGGCCGAGGAGATCCGTCATGAGCTATTCGATTGA